One region of Scophthalmus maximus strain ysfricsl-2021 chromosome 13, ASM2237912v1, whole genome shotgun sequence genomic DNA includes:
- the LOC118318526 gene encoding 40S ribosomal protein S27-like isoform X2, which yields MPLDLMHPSFTEERRRHKKKRLVQSPNSYFMDVKCMGCYRITTIFSHAQIVVPCAGCLLILSQPGGGKCRLTAGCSFRRKNC from the exons ATGCCT CTGGATCTGATGCACCCCAGCttcactgaggagaggaggcgacacaagaagaagaggctGGTGCAGAGTCCCAACTCCTACTTCATGGATGTGAAGTGCATGG GCTGTTACAGGATCACCACCATCTTCAGCCATGCACAGATAGTGGTACCTTGTGCAGGCTGCCTTTTAATCCTCAGCCAACCAGGAGGGGGGAAATGCAGACTAACTGCTG GCTGCTCCTTCAGAAGGAAAAACTGCTGA
- the LOC118318526 gene encoding 40S ribosomal protein S27-like isoform X3 → MHPSFTEERRRHKKKRLVQSPNSYFMDVKCMGCYRITTIFSHAQIVVPCAGCLLILSQPGGGKCRLTAGCSFRRKNC, encoded by the exons ATGCACCCCAGCttcactgaggagaggaggcgacacaagaagaagaggctGGTGCAGAGTCCCAACTCCTACTTCATGGATGTGAAGTGCATGG GCTGTTACAGGATCACCACCATCTTCAGCCATGCACAGATAGTGGTACCTTGTGCAGGCTGCCTTTTAATCCTCAGCCAACCAGGAGGGGGGAAATGCAGACTAACTGCTG GCTGCTCCTTCAGAAGGAAAAACTGCTGA
- the LOC118318526 gene encoding 40S ribosomal protein S27-like isoform X1, whose protein sequence is MNEKVKTSLDVRPRYRVVLSILFENLDLMHPSFTEERRRHKKKRLVQSPNSYFMDVKCMGCYRITTIFSHAQIVVPCAGCLLILSQPGGGKCRLTAGCSFRRKNC, encoded by the exons ATGAATGAGAAAGTGAAGACTTCTCTGGATGTTCGCCCTAGATATCGAGTGGTGTTGAGtattctttttgaaaat CTGGATCTGATGCACCCCAGCttcactgaggagaggaggcgacacaagaagaagaggctGGTGCAGAGTCCCAACTCCTACTTCATGGATGTGAAGTGCATGG GCTGTTACAGGATCACCACCATCTTCAGCCATGCACAGATAGTGGTACCTTGTGCAGGCTGCCTTTTAATCCTCAGCCAACCAGGAGGGGGGAAATGCAGACTAACTGCTG GCTGCTCCTTCAGAAGGAAAAACTGCTGA
- the tpm4a gene encoding tropomyosin 4a isoform X3, which produces MASVNSLDAVKRKIQCLQQQADEAEDRAQVLQRELDCEREVREKAENDVAGLNRRIQLVEEELDRAQERLNTALQKLEEAEKAADESERGMKVIENRAMKDEEKMEIQEMQLKEAKHIAEEADRKYEEVARKLVILEGELERAEERAELSECKASDLEEELKNVTNNLKSLEAQSEKYSEKEDKYEEEIKVLTDKLKEAETRAEFAERTVAKLEKSIDDLEEKLASAKEENLGMNKVLDQTLQELNNL; this is translated from the exons ATGGCAAGTGTGAACTCTCTGGATGCTGTGAAGAGGAAGATCCAGTGTTTGCAGCAGCAGGCCGACGAGGCCGAGGACCGGGCTCAGGTCCTGCAGAGAGAGCTGGACTGTGAACGGGAGGTCCGAGAGAAA gcGGAGAATGATGTAGCGGGTCTGAACCGTAGGAtccagctggtggaggaggagttggaccGAGCCCAGGAGAGGCTGAACACAGCACtgcagaagctggaggaggctgagaaGGCTGCAGATGAAAGCGAGAG AGGAATGAAGGTGATCGAGAACCGAGcgatgaaggatgaggagaagatggagatcCAGGAGATGCAGCTGAAGGAGGCCAAACACATTGCAGAGGAGGCCGACCGTAAATATGAGGAG GTGGCTCGTAAGCTGGTGATCCTGgagggagagctggagagagctGAGGAGAGGGCTGAGCTCTCAGAATG TAAAGCCAGTGACCTAGAAGAGGAGCTGAAAAATGTGACCAACAACCTGAAATCCCTAGAAGCCCAGTCTGAGAAG TACTCAGAAAAGGAGGACAAGTACGAGGAGGAGATCAAAGTACTGACTGACAAACTGAAGGAG GCTGAAACTCGTGCAGAGTTTGCAGAGAGGACAGTGGCCAAACTGGAAAAGTCCATCGATGACCTGGAAG agAAATTAGCATCTGCCAAAGAGGAGAATCTGGGCATGAACAAAGTCCTGGACCAGACCCTGCAGGAACTGAACAACTTATAA
- the tpm4a gene encoding tropomyosin 4a isoform X4: MASVNSLDAVKRKIQCLQQQADEAEDRAQVLQRELDCEREVREKAENDVAGLNRRIQLVEEELDRAQERLNTALQKLEEAEKAADESERGMKVIENRAMKDEEKMEIQEMQLKEAKHIAEEADRKYEEVARKLVILEGELERAEERAELSECKASDLEEELKNVTNNLKSLEAQSEKYSEKEDKYEEEIKVLTDKLKEAETRAEFAERTVAKLEKSIDDLEDELYAQKLKYKAISEELDHALNDMTSL, encoded by the exons ATGGCAAGTGTGAACTCTCTGGATGCTGTGAAGAGGAAGATCCAGTGTTTGCAGCAGCAGGCCGACGAGGCCGAGGACCGGGCTCAGGTCCTGCAGAGAGAGCTGGACTGTGAACGGGAGGTCCGAGAGAAA gcGGAGAATGATGTAGCGGGTCTGAACCGTAGGAtccagctggtggaggaggagttggaccGAGCCCAGGAGAGGCTGAACACAGCACtgcagaagctggaggaggctgagaaGGCTGCAGATGAAAGCGAGAG AGGAATGAAGGTGATCGAGAACCGAGcgatgaaggatgaggagaagatggagatcCAGGAGATGCAGCTGAAGGAGGCCAAACACATTGCAGAGGAGGCCGACCGTAAATATGAGGAG GTGGCTCGTAAGCTGGTGATCCTGgagggagagctggagagagctGAGGAGAGGGCTGAGCTCTCAGAATG TAAAGCCAGTGACCTAGAAGAGGAGCTGAAAAATGTGACCAACAACCTGAAATCCCTAGAAGCCCAGTCTGAGAAG TACTCAGAAAAGGAGGACAAGTACGAGGAGGAGATCAAAGTACTGACTGACAAACTGAAGGAG GCTGAAACTCGTGCAGAGTTTGCAGAGAGGACAGTGGCCAAACTGGAAAAGTCCATCGATGACCTGGAAG atGAACTGTATGCTCAGAAGCTGAAGTACAAGGCCATTAGTGAGGAGCTGGACCATGCCCTCAATGACATGACATCTCTGTAG